Proteins from a genomic interval of Paenibacillus sp. FSL R5-0623:
- a CDS encoding response regulator transcription factor encodes MPKILIVDDEADLRKLLTDYFEINGYSVMTAKDSREALRKVEKQPDLVLLDINMPEQNGLQLCEKIRDFVSCPILFLTARIEDADKIAGFRAGGDDYILKPFSIRELGARVEAHIRREQRIQTKSSVRFNNDLVIDYTARELYYLDKRISLPKKEFDIVELLSTHPDMVFGKERIYLKIWGMDEQGDSNVIAEHIRRIRYKLKEYGCDNQIETVWGVGYKWPSS; translated from the coding sequence ATGCCTAAAATACTGATTGTGGACGATGAAGCAGATCTTCGAAAGCTACTGACTGATTATTTTGAAATTAACGGATATTCTGTGATGACGGCCAAGGACAGCCGGGAAGCACTGCGGAAAGTGGAAAAACAGCCCGATCTCGTTTTGTTAGATATCAACATGCCTGAACAGAACGGCCTTCAATTATGTGAAAAAATTCGCGACTTCGTCTCTTGCCCGATCTTATTCTTAACGGCCCGAATCGAAGATGCTGATAAAATAGCAGGATTTCGTGCCGGAGGCGATGACTATATCCTGAAACCTTTCAGCATTCGCGAGTTGGGCGCCAGGGTCGAAGCACATATACGCAGGGAACAACGAATCCAAACTAAATCTTCGGTAAGGTTTAACAATGATTTGGTCATTGATTATACGGCTAGGGAACTCTACTACTTGGATAAGCGAATTTCACTGCCCAAAAAAGAGTTTGATATTGTCGAATTGCTGTCCACGCATCCTGATATGGTGTTTGGAAAGGAACGCATATACCTAAAGATTTGGGGCATGGACGAGCAAGGTGACAGTAACGTGATCGCAGAGCATATCCGGCGAATTCGCTACAAATTAAAGGAATACGGCTGTGATAATCAAATTGAGACCGTTTGGGGAGTAGGGTACAAATGGCCAAGTTCATGA
- a CDS encoding ATP-binding protein — protein MTRLLFLKRLSLLHSFMLLCVVTLIAVLAIITLEFAWAENLRLRFGETDWVMPSLVTTVLLTVATGIVTMAVLFYRWKLKRPLELLKRASKNISANDLDFRISYDSQDEMGELIALFENMRSQLEKNLKTLWRSVEERKQINAIFAHDLRTPLSVLKGNAELLATYLPEKKLSEEKVLDLIHTMNLHILRLESYAEAMNSIQRLEDVPLNFQSMDTISLTALLDGSAEQIAKQYGIRFVSSVEFDNASVHVDPYLVMQIFENLVANGARYAASQVNVHYDVQGGIMKITVSEDGPGFSDEALSKAILPFYRGEVWDASEHRGLGLYICKVFCEKHEGSLRIANGPNGGGSVTASIGTRVDK, from the coding sequence ATGACTAGACTCCTGTTTTTAAAGCGATTGTCCTTATTGCACTCATTTATGCTGTTGTGTGTGGTCACACTCATTGCCGTACTGGCCATCATAACTCTGGAGTTTGCTTGGGCGGAGAACCTGCGGCTGCGTTTCGGAGAAACGGATTGGGTGATGCCCTCCCTCGTCACGACGGTTTTGCTCACCGTAGCGACTGGAATTGTCACCATGGCCGTTCTATTTTACAGATGGAAGCTAAAACGACCGCTGGAGCTATTAAAACGAGCATCCAAGAACATTTCAGCCAACGATCTAGACTTCCGCATTTCCTATGACAGCCAGGATGAGATGGGCGAGCTGATCGCACTATTTGAAAACATGCGCTCACAATTGGAAAAAAACCTTAAGACACTCTGGCGTTCGGTTGAAGAGCGCAAGCAGATCAATGCTATTTTTGCCCATGATCTGAGAACACCCCTGTCTGTGTTAAAAGGAAACGCCGAGCTTCTCGCCACCTATCTTCCCGAGAAGAAGTTGTCGGAAGAAAAGGTGCTGGACCTGATCCATACCATGAACCTTCACATCTTGCGTCTGGAGAGTTATGCAGAGGCCATGAATTCCATTCAGAGGCTGGAGGATGTCCCGTTGAACTTCCAGTCGATGGATACGATCTCATTGACGGCTTTGCTGGACGGCAGCGCTGAACAAATCGCGAAACAGTACGGTATACGTTTCGTATCATCCGTCGAGTTTGATAATGCCTCAGTACATGTAGATCCCTATCTCGTCATGCAGATTTTCGAGAATCTAGTGGCTAATGGGGCGAGATACGCAGCCAGTCAAGTGAACGTCCACTATGACGTTCAGGGTGGCATTATGAAGATTACCGTCTCAGAGGACGGTCCTGGTTTCTCTGACGAAGCCCTGAGTAAGGCTATACTCCCTTTTTACCGAGGCGAAGTATGGGATGCGAGCGAACATCGCGGGCTGGGCCTTTACATTTGCAAAGTGTTTTGCGAAAAACATGAAGGTAGTCTTCGGATTGCAAACGGTCCTAACGGAGGTGGAAGCGTCACGGCAAGTATTGGGACCCGAGTTGATAAATAG